tttttaattaggtattttcttcatttatatttccaatgctatctcaaaagtcctcccataccctctcctccacaccccccccactcccacttcttggccctggcgttcccctgtactgaggcatataaagtttgcatgaccgatgggcctctctttccaatcatggccgaccaggccatcttctgatacatatgcagctataaacatgagctctgtggggcggggagggtagtggttagttcatactgttgttccacctataggattgcagacccctttagctccttgggtactttctctagctcctccattgggggccccgtgatccatccaatagctgactgtgagcatccacttatgtgtttgctaggccccagcatagtctcacaagagacagctatatctgggtcctttcagcaaaatcttgctagtgtatgcaatggtttcagcgtttggagctaataatgggatggatccccgggtatgacagtctctagatgctccatcctgtcatctcagctccaaactttgtctctgtaactctttacatgggtgttttgttccaaattctaagaaggggcaaagtgtccacactttggtcttcgttcttcttgagtttcatgcgtttagcaaattgtatcttatatcttgggtatcctaagtttctgggctaatatccacttatcagtgagtacatattgtgtgaattcctttgtgattgggttacctcactcaggatgatgccctccaggtccatccatttgcctaggaatttcataaattcattttttttatagctgggtagtactccattgtgtaaatgtatcacattttctgtatccattcctctgttgaggaacatctgggttctttccagcttttggctattataattaaagatgctatgaacatagtggagtatgtgtccttcttaccagttggaacatcttctggatatatgcccaggagaggtattgtgggatcctctggtagtactatgtccaattttcaagTAACTGTCCTTTAAAAAACCAATAAACAGGCATATTTATGCAGGCATGTTATCAGAATCTCAGGCAGTGTTGAGTCCAGGAGAAACAGCCTTCTCTCAAGATGGTTTTCAGTGAAGCAGACATCTTTATTAGGGGTGGCATGGTCTATACAACACTTGGGACTGCTTCATTTTCATGATTAGGCATTCCTGGTGCTAGCTGGACATCTTCTCATAAGGAGATAGGAAGTTTACCCTGCATCATGGCCACTAGGTTACATGACTACCACAGGGTGGCAGAGCTGGGGGATGGACTGGCTCTGTGTGTATTGGGTAGATGCAGTCCTAGAGCAAGGCAGGATCAGTCCTTCCGGTGATATCAGGATGAGATTTTTTCAGGGTTTGGCCGTGTTTTGACCTTACTGTCCCTCTGTAATGGCTCCCCCCGTCACGTGGATTCCCATACTGACAATGATGTGCAGAGAACAATGACCCTTACGATCCCTAAATatcaaaagaaagggagaaatggtgGGGAAGCTTAGAGCCAGGAGTTTTGTGGCATACCTCAACCAGAGACGAGATTCCACAAaggaaatgtgaaataaaatagtAATACAATTTAGAATATATAAGCTcacaaatgtgaccaccagcatcaGGATGGTGTGGGCTGCTCTGGTCTCAGCATGGCCTCTGTTGTTTTGATTGGCCTTATGTATGTGGTTCATTCTCTGGTGGTGTCTGTGTAGGTGAAtcaccatggagacactggtccaggCCATGATGCTTAGGAATATGATGTCATGGGAAAACCGCAAGATATTCATGTCTACACTGACCCCAGAGATGGAGCATATTGAATTGCCTTTAGAATCAGAGTCATTGTGTGATTTCTGTGGACCACTGACATTCATTGGGATGTAAGCATTATTTAAGACACTGAACAACCAGCAGATGCAACAACAATAGCTCACAACCTTGGGGGATATTTCTCTGAACATGACCCTAGCCCAGGTACCAGGGACAAGAGTGACAAACTGGTATGTACTGAGGATACAGGTAGAGCACATGATTGTGCCTCGTGCCACCATGTGAAAGAAGTATGCAAGTTTACATTTGAGGTCAGttggaggcttcctgggaacaaTATCAGTAAGGTCATATGAATATGCAAACAGAAGGAGCATGAATGCATTGGCCACAGCCAAGTTGATTAGAATGACCTGTATTGGCTTCAGTCTGGAGTCAGTCAAGATTGGAGAGAAGTTATggacaaacagaaggatgttgCCCACAGTCCCAACCACAACATGGCAAAGCAAAAGGATCTGAAGAGCCAACATTTCCATGGTTTTCAGGGTTTATTCTGAGACAACATGGAGATGGCTTCATAGCACAGTGGTGTAAGGATCAGGTTGGGCAGTGCTTTCTTCAAGAATCTTCTCAATTATCtaatattttcaattgttttggaggttttttgtttgtttgtttgtttgttttttagaagcTGCCACTGCTTTGACACACTACAGGAGATTTTTCTGGAAAACAATGATTGGACATTGATCCAGAATATCAACTTCAGActtattttcctttcccttcactcatgatgtaagtgtgtgtgtgtgtgtgtgtatgtgtgtgtgtgtgtgtgtgtgtgtatgtatgtgtgtgtgtgtgtgtgtgtgtgtgtgtgtgtgtgtgtaatacaacTCTACCTGTGTTGTTCAACAGCATGTCACACATTTTAATACAGCATGGGTtctgcatatgtatacatgagtATTTATAGACAGGAGTGCATTTTTGCTTCATGAGAACTGACATCATCCCTCATGTTATAAAAATGTGTTAAGAAATACAAATGTGTTGTTGGAGAGATGATTCTGGATCTAATGACCTCTACTCAGCTTCATGGCACTTTATTCATGTATTTCTACTCATGCACACAAGCAAAACTGTAATAGGcataacataaaataagtatGTCTTTTACATATTTGATCAAGTGTTGGGGAGATTTCTCAGGAGTTAAGAGTGCTTCCAGATGACCTGTGTTCTATTTCTAACACTGTTATGGCTACTTAGAACTgtgtgtaactccaattccaaagcATTTGGGCCTTCCCAgtcatacatgctggcaaaacaccagtgttcataaaataaaaagaaagaaagaatctttaaaaatctaacacaaaattaaaatccaTGTTTTATAATTGAATATGAATGAAGAACTGAGAAGGTGACTCAGTaattaagggcactgactgcttttccaaaggccctgagtttaattcAAGGCAACcaatggtggctctcaaccatctgtaatgtgatcagattctctcttctgctgtgtctgaagacagctacagtgtactcacatacattaaataaataaataaataaataaataaataaaaaacaagccaataaaatctttataaaaaaagaGTGAGTGAAATATCCCCCCAAAATTAATCCATATAATGTTGATATATTTTCACTTTACTCATCATTATGATAAAaaccaatctattatttttaaaatatgctagtTTTATGTACACACAGAAGAACCTTAAATTTCACTTGTATTCATTCATTTGGGAAATAAATTCTGAGGGATCCTAGCATTCTGTTGATTCATAACAGtctgagttttatttgtttttctgaggaaTTTGATGCTGGACATATATCTGAGTCATCTCCTTCTTTTGTGAATCACAATAAAAAACATTACCACCATCACTATTAAATGCTTTGCACACACAGATTATTTGTATACTTGTTTTATATATCTCATGTTTTTTCTGGACCTGACTTCATTTTTTCCCCTATAGGAAGAATAAGCCTCCATCTAACAACTAAAAACCAGTTATTTAATGTATACATGTCACGTTAAAGGACCTTTACATATACATGCTGAGCCATGAAATAGACATCATTTCTTTAGATAAATGAAAAATTGACATAATTAGGTAAATTAGGGAGAGCAAGACAAAAGCATTTTAATGACTAATGTTTACTTTAAAGGACACCTTGGAGtttaggaaggagaagagagttTTAAGCAGAAATTTAAACTTGCAGATTTCTCACCTGCTTAGGACCAGCAAATATGGGGTCACTCACAGAAATGTAGGCCAGCTCCTGAGTAGTTACTGAAGAAACGTAGCTCTGAGTTCCTCTCCCTTTGAAGAACATCTTTGTGTATCCATTTCCTAAGACAGATTCAAAGAAGTGCCTACCTCTCCCATAAAGTCCTGTGCAGGTTGCTGAATGAAGCCTGATATCAGAGCTCATAAAGGGGAAGTGTCAGGTCCTGAAATACTTCTGAGAGTCCATTCCCTTGTCATCTGTCGTGTTATTGAATATGACTGTATGGGTATATTGGAAaactttttaatgaaagaaaatgcatttaTCCCAAAGGCACATCACCATTTTCCTTTCCTGGTAATTATTGATGATGCCCAAGATTTTGTTATATCATAATGAGTAGTAGAGCCAAAGTTACAAGAAGTTTTCCTTGTTTCCTTAGGGAGTATTTAAGTGGGAAAGTGGTGTTGGCATCAGGTGTAGAGAGGTGCTCTTCAGGGGAGATCAAGAGATATTTTAGGTTTatatccaggtgtgtgtgtgtgtatgtgtgtgtgtgtgtgtacattacaTAATATGCTTTCACCTTGTAAAATCTGGCTGACATCAAGTCCTTCCAGATAGACCATCACCAGGCAGTCTGGAACTTTGTATTTTCCCATGTGTGGACAAGGGCATTTTAGTCTGACAAATCAAACAACTGAAACCTGTGTTCCCCACCATGAGTTCTTGGGTTATTCTAGGGTTTATGTGGTTTGAGATAGGTCATGACTCATTTTCTGAGACCTCCAtggaaatttattattatattagacTGTACCAGTTTTTATAGAAATTTACTTGGAACCAACAAATTCTgtaattacactcaagaaaatgaATTGAGGAATCAGTTAATAAAATAGGCAATCACCCATTTTCATGGCTGCCATATTCACTATAGCTATGATATAGAAACACTTTAAATATCCATCAGATAATGAATGGAAAATGAtcatgaggtacatttacaccatgggaTATTATTCATCTGCTAAGCAAAATAATATTACGACTTTGTAGATAAATGGATCATTGAGAAGCAAACCTTCTTCATATGGTAACCCAGAAATTAAGACAAACATTGCTTATTTTCCTTAGTTTGTAGACATTAACTTTGAATCTTGAGTTATATGTCTTTAATTTGGAATACTTCTATAAAAGTAAGAGACATAGGATTAAGGGTCTTGTGATAGAACAAAGTCATTTAAGGACTAAAGGGAATAATGGAAAGTGATTAATTAAATTATGTTGAGGGGATGGAGGAGAGAATATGGGAAGAGTTAATAATACTAATTACCAATTAAAAAGGCTTCATGGAAACATATTAATGAAGAATTTTAgaaactatattttcttttttgtgtttataaatatttttaatgaaaagaaaaacagaaaattacaTGATAATGATAAATGTAATACTATGtacatgaaaatataaagaaacatcTATTAAAATAATATAGGTGGCTGGGAGCATAAACAATAATGTATTTAGATTATTTTGTATAAGACAATGATTCTAGTTTTTGTATATTGAAAATGAAATCTAAGTTTAAATTATCTAAATATGT
This Mus musculus strain C57BL/6J chromosome 7, GRCm38.p6 C57BL/6J DNA region includes the following protein-coding sequences:
- the Vmn1r58 gene encoding vomeronasal 1 receptor 58, yielding MEMLALQILLLCHVVVGTVGNILLFVHNFSPILTDSRLKPIQVILINLAVANAFMLLLFAYSYDLTDIVPRKPPTDLKCKLAYFFHMVARGTIMCSTCILSTYQFVTLVPGTWARVMFREISPKVVSYCCCICWLFSVLNNAYIPMNVSGPQKSHNDSDSKGNSICSISGVSVDMNILRFSHDIIFLSIMAWTSVSMVIHLHRHHQRMNHIHKANQNNRGHAETRAAHTILMLVVTFVSLYILNCITILFHISFVESRLWLRYATKLLALSFPTISPFLLIFRDRKGHCSLHIIVSMGIHVTGGAITEGQ